AGAGCGTGAAGTGGTTCCGCAGACTCCCGATCCTGCTCCACAGCATGCCGAGTCGAAGAAAGACGCTTAACGAAGCGATCGTTTTGAATTGAAGATCAGCGAGTCGAGCTTGGAACCATATTCGACAGCCCCTCCAGCTCGACTCACCAAATCAGTTTCCACCTAACACTAGAAAAAGAACGGCCAGCCAATGGCAACCGCTGAAATCGATCAACACGGCCACGCTCATGACGAGCATGAACACCCGTCGTTCCTGGCGCACCACTTCGAAACTCCCGAACAACAATACGATTCGGGCAAGCTTGGAATGTGGTTGTTCCTGGTCACTGAAATTCTATTTTTCAGTGGACTGTTCTGCGCCTATGCGATCTATCGCTCGCTGCGTCCAGAGGTCTACACCTACTGCAGCCAGTTCCTCAACACGGAACTGGGAGCGATCAACACCGGGGTGCTGCTGTTCAGCAGTTTGACCATGGCGTGGGCCGTTCGTGCAGCTCAACTGGAACAACACAAAACGACAGTCGGCATGCTGGCCGCAACGATCAGCTGTGCGATGATCTTCTTGGGTGTCAAAGCTGTCGAGTACTCGCATAAGTTTGATCTCGGCCTGCTGCCTGCCGGCTTCTATCACTACGATCCCGCGGCTCCACACCATGAAGGCCTATCGCATTATCTGGTCGCCTTATGTGTCGTACCAGCAATCGTGTTGGCTGGCATGATCTGCCTGTTGGCATACTCCAAGATCGTTGGCAACGTCTTCCTAACCAAATGTGCGATGCCACTGGTTGTTGCAGCTGCATGTTTCTTCGTTGGTGTTGGTCTTGGTACGGTCCTCGAGAACCGCGCTGCCGCCAAAGCCGCTGTAGCTCACGCTGCAGATTCCCATTCGGATGCGACGCATGAGGAAACTTCGCTAGAAGCCGACGTCGCCGCTGCCAAAGAGATCACGACAACTGCCGAATCTTCGGTACTTGGAATGCTGGCCACCGACGCAACGAACACCGGCGTCCGAGCGGAACTGGAAGCTCTGCAAGCTCAAGACTTGATGGCAACTGGCGAATTCATCGAAGACTTCAGCGGTGAGGATCCGTTCTACGATCGCCCCGAATTAGATGTGAATTCGAACTCGTTGGCCGGTGTGTTTTTCAGCATCTACTACTGCATGACCGGCTTGCACGCGATTCACATTATCATCGGTATCGGCGTCTTGGTCTGGTTGTTGGTCCGTGCGGTTCGACAAGACTTCTGCAGTCAGTACTTTGGCCCAGTCGATTACGTTGGCCTGTATTGGCACATCGTCGACCTTATCTGGATCTACCTGTTCCCGCTGCTGTATCTGATCGGCTAAGCGACGAACCGAAATCCGACACATCCAATCACTTGATATTCCGTTTCGTTTAAAAGATAGGCGTTTTAAAAATGAGTTCACACAGCGAACACGATGACGGCGAATTTGCACATCCAATGCCGATCTGGATGTTGTTGGCCGTATTTTTCGCGCTCACCGCGCTGACGTTCATTACCGTCTTTCAGGCGAGTCTCCATCTCGGCAACTGGGAGATCTGGATCGCGATGACGATCGCTTCGGTCAAAGCGACTCTAGTGATGGCGTTCTTCATGCACATGTTGTGGGACAAGCCGTTTAACATCCTGATGTTCCTCAGCTCGTTCCTGTTCGTGACCCTGTTCGTCAGCTTCCTGCTGATGGACACGCACGCTTACAACCACAACGTGATCGTCAAGCCAGTTGGCGAAGTGGTACAGTAGCCGTCGAATCGACGACGCTCGCCTGTGACCACGCGATACGCTCAACCGCGTCTCTCCAAGAGACGCGGTTTTTTCGTTCGATCTCAGGTTCGATCTTTTTCCCCAATCAGACCGCCGGAATTCACCGCCTAAGCTCCTCCATTGCCGCCTATTGGCTTCGCTCCCATCAAAGTAGCCCGGCGGCCTGAGGTCATCCCCGCTGTCTTAACAGCAAGCAAGCGAGCACGGCTCGAAGATCATCCGCACTAGCCGACGCGAAACCGGGCAATCACGTCTTACGTTGAAGAGTGTTTAATATTGAAGAGCGTGCAACCGGGAAGAGCCTGCTTTGCTTGAGCGACTTCGGCGAAGGAATCGCAGCCTATGGTCAGAAGGTACAGACATAAAAAAACGGTTGGTCATAAGACCAACCGTTCGCTTCTGTTGCTGTGAGAGGAGATGACAATTCTCCTCGCTTCAGAACCTGTTCTTCAGAACTCTTACTTGTCGCTCTTCTCGTCGGCAGGCTTGGCTTCCGCGGCTTCTTTTGCCTTGGCAGCGGCAGCTTCCGCTTCTTGTTTTGCTTTCGCTTCAGCAGCCTTCTTCGCTTCAGCAGCCTTCTTTGCTTCGGCAGCCTTTTTAGCTTCGGCAGCCTTTTTAGCTTCGGCAGCCTTTTTAGCTTCGGCAGCCTTTTTAGCTTCGGCAGCCTTTTTAGCTTCGGCAGCCTTTTTAGCTTCGGCTTCCTGCTTTGCCTTTACTTCGGCTTCCATCTTGGTCTTCGCTTCGGCTGCTTCTTTCGCTTCAGCTTCTTTTTTGGCTTTAGCTTCGGCTTCTTGCTTCGCCTTTACTTCGGCGTCCATCTTGGCCTTCGCTTCCGCTGCCTTTTTGGCTTCGGCTTCTTTTTTAGCCTGCTCTTCAGCGGCCTTCTTGGCCTTCATGGCTTCTTCGTCGCGTTTCGCCTTGGCTTGTTCGCGTCGCTTCTTCTCTTCTTCCTTGCGTTTGTTCTCTTCAGCGATCTGCTTGCTCAGGTCGGCGTTTTTGCTGGTCAGCTGTTCCACTTTCTTGCTGGTATCGGCCAGCTGTTGCTTCACTTTGGCAAGAGCTTGTTCGTTTGCTTTTGTCGCGGCAGCCATCGCGGCTTTGGTCTCTTTCAGTGCCTTTTCGGCCGCTTCGGCACGTTTGGTCTCTTTCAAGGAATCGGCGATCAGTTGTTCCATTCGCGACTTCTGGGTGCCGACCAAAGTTTCGGCTTGCTCCAATGCTTGACTGGTTTCCGCAGCAGCGGTTTTCAGCGCCGCCACCTCTTCCCGCAACGCGACCAATTCGGTCGTCAACAGGATGTTCAATTCGCTTGGATTGTCATGAGCGATGTTCGAAGAGGACGAATTGCAGCCCGACACAACGGATACGGGTTGCGAACAACCGCATCCAACGCGCGTCGCGCAAGGGCCCTGGGCACTGCTCGTTTGAATCGTCATGGTCGCAAGAGCGACGGTGTACATTGCTTTTTTAATCATTCTCGATACTCCGCTTTGCCAACGCTGAATCGTTGTTCATTGTGTGTAAGTGCTCCCACGCAACATCATTTGGGCTGTTCTGCACGAACCGCTAACGGTCCGACTGGAAGAATGAGAAAGCCTATTCCTACGGCTTTCTCCGACGACTGAATTCTTCAGGTGGGAGATTCGCATCCACTATGATCCGAGGGCAGAATCATTGCAAACCCTTAGACAGCCTTTATCTTGGAAAGACTGGGGCGTCAAATCGGATTCTGCAAGCTTTGCCGGCTGCCCCGATCCTGCCGATATTACAGCCATTCAGCCGGTCCATCGGGTGGTCCCTCAAGACGTCGCACCGCCCATATTGGGGCCCGTTGGCATCCCGCTCCGCATAATATTGAACGCCCAGATCTCGCCCAGATCTCGCCCCGATCTCGCCCCGATTGTTACAGGACGATTGGACATTCGCCGCCTTGGCTCTCAACAGCCTCCAGACTAAAAACCGCGTTGCTTCGGCTGCCTTAGGGCATCATTGCGGCTGGCGAGCCTGATCGCTGAACTCCCGATTTTTGGATTCCCACAGCGCGACCAAGCGCTTCAAATCCGCGGGCTGCCGATCCGCCAGATCGTGCTGTTCGCTGCGATCGTCCGCGAGGTTGTACAACTCCCACGCCCCTGCTTTTCCAGCCGCGACAATTTTTAGATCCCCTTGCCGCAAACCGCGATTCCCTTCGTGAGACCACCACAAACACTCGCGGTCCAAAGACTGGTCTTGGCTGAAGAGCGGCAGCAAGCTATTGCCGGGAGGCGTTGGCGCGGACGCAGCTCGACTCGTCGGCGATGGCTCGATCTCAGCCAATTCCAACAACGTTGCGGCGATGTCGATCACATGCCCCGGCGTATGCCGCAGCGCTCCGCGGTCGGCGATCCCTTCTGGCCAATGGACGATCAACGGCGTGGCGATCCCGCCTTCATGGACCCAGGTTTTGTGACGGCGGAAAGGTGTATTGGAGACAGTCGACCAACCGGGGCCTAAGCAGAGATAGGAGTCGGCCGAACCGGGATCCGCTTGCGGATCGTGCCCGTCGGCCCGGACCATGATCTCGGCGCTTGCACCGTTGTCCGACAGGAACAGAATCAACGTCGCTTCGAACGCGTCCATCGATCGAATCTGATCCAACACGCGTCCCAGTTCCTGATCGATCCGATCGATCATCGCCGCGTGCACCGCCATCTTGTTCGCCTGAAACGCGCGTTGTTCATCGGTCAACGCCTCCCACGCCAGCGGCAGGTTAACCTCGCCATCGCCCAACGTTTCCATCGCTTTGGGAAACGGATAGGGAGGCCCCAGCGTCCGCTCGACATCCGACAGCGCGACCGCGGGAAAGCCCAGTTGCTGTTGCTTGGCAAACCGTTCGGCGCGTATCTGTTCCCATCCCGATCGGTAGCGGTCGCGATATTTGGCGATGTCCTCGGGCAGCGCGTGCAGCGGGAAGTGAGGCGCGGTGAAAGCGAGATACTGGAAAAAGGGCGCGTCGGGATGTTCTTTTGCGTGCTGTTTCAATGACGCGATCGCGTGATCGGCGATCGCCGTCGTTCCATAAAACGATGTCCCCTTGGGAACCGCCGGCAGTTTGACATCGTCTTCGTAATGGACCAGCGGATTGAAAAAACGCCCCTGATCCTTCAGGTAATACGAACGGTCGAACCCACAAGCGAGCGGCATCGAATCGATATGCCACTTACCCGAATGATACGATCGATATCCGGCCGGTTGCAGCAACGCGGGCAACAGCGGAGCCCAGGCGGGTCGCGTGCCGCGGCTCCCGCTCGGTACTCCCGGCACCTGATCGCGGCGGATTTGTTGAGCGTAGTAGCCGGTCAACAGCGAACCGCGAGTCGGCCAGCATCTTCCCGTGTTATAGAACTGTGTAAACCGCAGCCCACCGGCGGCCAAAGCGTCCAGATGCGGCGTCGCGATCTCGCTGCCGCAACAGCCCAGATCGGAATAGCCCAAATCATCAGCCATTACCAACAAGATGTTAGGCCGAGCGGCAAACGCAACTTGAGCAACCAAACAGACCAGCAGACAAAAGGTCCAACGAAGGAGCAGCGACATCACACAACACCTGACAGCAAGCGGAACAAGAGACCGATCCAGGATTAGTGTACCTCAACGTCAGGAGTCGCGCCCCGATGCTGTTCGCCCCGTTCCCGAAGGGATCGTAGATGGTAGCCGGAGGTCGTCGCGCAGCGGCGCACCTCCGGATTCCAACGGCCATAACGGACAACGCTCCCGAAGGGATCGCAGACGTTTGCAATCTGCGACCCCGCCGGGGTCGGCGATCATCCTTGCCTTGGGCCCGGTGGTATTCGCTACGCTCAAACCACCGGCTACCCTCTGAAACCGCTCCGCGGTCCGCCAGCATTAGACCCCGGATCGCACATTCGCGAGGCATCGCGTTACGACTTCGCCCCAATGCAATAGAGGGCCTGGTCGCTGCGGAGATAGAGCTTGCCGTCGGAAACCGCTGGTGAGGCGTTGAAATCGCTTTCGTCGTCGGCGATCTTGTTCTGTGCAATCGGTTCGAATTCATCGCCGGGATCGAAGACCAGCGTGCCGCTGCGACGCGTGACGACATAGATATGGTCGCCGATCAAAACAGGCGATGCATAGACCGGCCGGCCGCTCTGCAAATTGCCAACGCGTTTGCGATAGATCACCGCGCCGTCTTCGGCTGATGTGCAATAGGCGATCCCGCGGTCGTCGATCCAATAGAATCGTCCGTCGTGCAGCAGCGGCGTCGCCACGTACGAACTCGATTGGTTGGTCCACAGGACTTGGGAATCGGAAACGTCGTCTTTGCCTCCCGCTTTCACGGCGATGCATCCCGACGCGCGATATCCGCCGAAACTGTAAACCGTTTCGCCAGCAACGATCACCGACGGCGTGACGTTTCCGGTCATCGGCGTCTGAGCGTACCATTTCAATTTCCCGGTCCGTGGATTCATCGACCACATCTCTTCGGGAACGCTGATCACCAGTTCGGATTCGCCATCGGCCAACTGAACGATCCGCGGCGTGCCGTAGGTCAGTTCGAGCATCCCCGCCTCCTGTCGCCACAGCTCTTTGCCCGTCGCTTTGTCCAACGCGATGATCGCTTTGCTCTCCTCTGCGGCGTTGACGATCACACTGTTTTCAAACAGCAGCAGACTAGCGGCCGATCCCCAGCGTCGGTTGCTCGATTCCTTGCCGACATCGACGCTCCAGTTCCGCTGGCCGTCGAGTCCGATGCTATGGACGCCCCCTTTTCCGAGGAACACATAAACGTTTTCGCCATCGGTCGCCGGCGTGTTGCTGGCGTAACCATGTTCGGTGATGTAACCCTGGTAGCCGTCTTCGCGGTAATCGATCGGGAAATCGACCGACCACAATTGTTCGCCGGAGTTCTTGTCGAAGCAGAGAACCTGCCGCTTCGCATTGCCGTCGCCGTTGACGTAACAGGTCACAATCACGCGATTGCCGGTGATGATCGGACTAGAGGAACCCGATCCCGGCAGCTCGACTCGCCACGCCATGTTCTCCGTTTCGTTCCACGATGTAGCGACCGTATCGCTCGACCTCGCAGCCCCTTGAGGTCCCAAAAATTGAGGCCAATCGTCGGCGGATGTGACTAGGGGGAAAAGAAGCAGCGTTGCGGTCAGTAGTGTTTGTCGAAGCATCGTCGGTCCATTCATTGGTGGAATCAGGTGGCGCTTGAAATTGTCGGCTTTCATTTTGACTTTGACTTAAACCCCAACTGGCGGCGTGCGTCTTGGTAAGTCAACAAAAATTCCACGGTTTCAAACCATGGCGCCGACTGGGGACCAGCCTCCATTTGATCCGTTGGCAATGCGATTTCGACGGCAGCTTCCCGCGCCTTGGCTAGTTCAGCTTCGGCCTGATCGCGCTTGCCCACGTTGTCGTAAGCGATCGCCAAGCTGGCATGGATGATCGATTGCGAACGCCACCGATTTTCCTCGAGGACTTCCGTCCAAGACTGGATCGCCGCTTCGTTGTCGCCAGCTCGCAGGTACGACAATCCGAGGAGGTATAAGCAA
Above is a genomic segment from Rosistilla ulvae containing:
- a CDS encoding cytochrome c oxidase subunit 3; amino-acid sequence: MATAEIDQHGHAHDEHEHPSFLAHHFETPEQQYDSGKLGMWLFLVTEILFFSGLFCAYAIYRSLRPEVYTYCSQFLNTELGAINTGVLLFSSLTMAWAVRAAQLEQHKTTVGMLAATISCAMIFLGVKAVEYSHKFDLGLLPAGFYHYDPAAPHHEGLSHYLVALCVVPAIVLAGMICLLAYSKIVGNVFLTKCAMPLVVAAACFFVGVGLGTVLENRAAAKAAVAHAADSHSDATHEETSLEADVAAAKEITTTAESSVLGMLATDATNTGVRAELEALQAQDLMATGEFIEDFSGEDPFYDRPELDVNSNSLAGVFFSIYYCMTGLHAIHIIIGIGVLVWLLVRAVRQDFCSQYFGPVDYVGLYWHIVDLIWIYLFPLLYLIG
- a CDS encoding cytochrome C oxidase subunit IV family protein, with amino-acid sequence MSSHSEHDDGEFAHPMPIWMLLAVFFALTALTFITVFQASLHLGNWEIWIAMTIASVKATLVMAFFMHMLWDKPFNILMFLSSFLFVTLFVSFLLMDTHAYNHNVIVKPVGEVVQ
- a CDS encoding arylsulfatase, with the protein product MSLLLRWTFCLLVCLVAQVAFAARPNILLVMADDLGYSDLGCCGSEIATPHLDALAAGGLRFTQFYNTGRCWPTRGSLLTGYYAQQIRRDQVPGVPSGSRGTRPAWAPLLPALLQPAGYRSYHSGKWHIDSMPLACGFDRSYYLKDQGRFFNPLVHYEDDVKLPAVPKGTSFYGTTAIADHAIASLKQHAKEHPDAPFFQYLAFTAPHFPLHALPEDIAKYRDRYRSGWEQIRAERFAKQQQLGFPAVALSDVERTLGPPYPFPKAMETLGDGEVNLPLAWEALTDEQRAFQANKMAVHAAMIDRIDQELGRVLDQIRSMDAFEATLILFLSDNGASAEIMVRADGHDPQADPGSADSYLCLGPGWSTVSNTPFRRHKTWVHEGGIATPLIVHWPEGIADRGALRHTPGHVIDIAATLLELAEIEPSPTSRAASAPTPPGNSLLPLFSQDQSLDRECLWWSHEGNRGLRQGDLKIVAAGKAGAWELYNLADDRSEQHDLADRQPADLKRLVALWESKNREFSDQARQPQ
- a CDS encoding outer membrane protein assembly factor BamB family protein, whose product is MLRQTLLTATLLLFPLVTSADDWPQFLGPQGAARSSDTVATSWNETENMAWRVELPGSGSSSPIITGNRVIVTCYVNGDGNAKRQVLCFDKNSGEQLWSVDFPIDYREDGYQGYITEHGYASNTPATDGENVYVFLGKGGVHSIGLDGQRNWSVDVGKESSNRRWGSAASLLLFENSVIVNAAEESKAIIALDKATGKELWRQEAGMLELTYGTPRIVQLADGESELVISVPEEMWSMNPRTGKLKWYAQTPMTGNVTPSVIVAGETVYSFGGYRASGCIAVKAGGKDDVSDSQVLWTNQSSSYVATPLLHDGRFYWIDDRGIAYCTSAEDGAVIYRKRVGNLQSGRPVYASPVLIGDHIYVVTRRSGTLVFDPGDEFEPIAQNKIADDESDFNASPAVSDGKLYLRSDQALYCIGAKS